In one window of Thalassophryne amazonica chromosome 9, fThaAma1.1, whole genome shotgun sequence DNA:
- the LOC117517021 gene encoding cytochrome c oxidase subunit 7B, mitochondrial isoform X1, whose product MYRFAKAAFNVTGQAVRQVRHGSTNSQDFNAKYGNVLLVGGATFCISVWTYVLTKADLVLNWSPVGRIQPKEWTQRDE is encoded by the exons ATGTACCGTTTTGCTAAAGCAGCTTTCAATGTCACCG GTCAAGCTGTGCGCCAGGTGCGACATGGATCCACTAATTCCCAGGACTTTAATGCCAAATACGGCAATGTCTTGTTGGTTGGTGGAGCTACTTTCTGCATATCCGTGTGGACCTAT GTTTTGA CAAAGGCTGACCTGGTCTTGAATTGGTCTCCTGTTGGAAGGATCCAACCCAAAGAGTGGACACAGAGGGATGAGTGA
- the LOC117517021 gene encoding cytochrome c oxidase subunit 7B, mitochondrial isoform X2: MYRFAKAAFNVTGQAVRQVRHGSTNSQDFNAKYGNVLLVGGATFCISVWTYIIAKADLVLNWSPVGRIQPKEWTQRDE; the protein is encoded by the exons ATGTACCGTTTTGCTAAAGCAGCTTTCAATGTCACCG GTCAAGCTGTGCGCCAGGTGCGACATGGATCCACTAATTCCCAGGACTTTAATGCCAAATACGGCAATGTCTTGTTGGTTGGTGGAGCTACTTTCTGCATATCCGTGTGGACCTAT ATTATTGCAAAGGCTGACCTGGTCTTGAATTGGTCTCCTGTTGGAAGGATCCAACCCAAAGAGTGGACACAGAGGGATGAGTGA